One region of Alosa sapidissima isolate fAloSap1 chromosome 1, fAloSap1.pri, whole genome shotgun sequence genomic DNA includes:
- the LOC121721671 gene encoding cardiac phospholamban-like gives MERVQHMTRSAIRRASNIEINPQTKRNLQELFVNFSLILICLLLIYIIVLLM, from the coding sequence atggagagagtgcAGCACATGACGCGCTCTGCAATCCGCAGGGCGTCCAACATCGAGATCAACCCACAGACCAAGCGCAACCTCCAGGAGCTGTTTGTCAACTTCTCCCTCATCCTCATCTGCCTACTGCTCATATACATTATCGTGCTGCTCATGTGA